The proteins below come from a single Eubacterium limosum genomic window:
- a CDS encoding carbon-nitrogen hydrolase family protein, giving the protein MKIKFACCQMPLTADKETNMNTAEKMVRAAVEDGAEMVLLPEMYVCPYAGSDFLTAAEPADGPANTRMSALAGALGITLFAGSIPEVENGHIYNSCFVFGPDGSLLGRHRKVHLFDVDVKNGISFKESHVLTPGDSITVVETPFGPVGVAVCFDIRFPEQFRIMAEHGAKLAVLPAAFNMTTGPAHWELALRSRAVDNQFYIAACSSARDENAKYAAWGHSCVIDPWGDKIAGLDEKPGTVSVEIDTRVVDTVREELPILSARRTDLYRVEEIK; this is encoded by the coding sequence ATGAAAATAAAATTTGCCTGCTGTCAGATGCCGCTGACAGCGGATAAGGAAACAAATATGAACACTGCTGAAAAAATGGTTCGTGCCGCTGTGGAGGATGGAGCCGAGATGGTGCTGCTGCCAGAAATGTATGTATGCCCCTATGCCGGAAGTGATTTCCTGACCGCGGCCGAGCCTGCGGACGGGCCTGCCAATACCCGTATGTCCGCCCTGGCCGGTGCGCTGGGAATCACTCTGTTTGCCGGCTCCATCCCCGAGGTGGAGAACGGGCATATCTATAACTCTTGTTTCGTATTCGGTCCGGATGGCAGCCTGCTTGGACGGCACCGAAAGGTTCATCTTTTTGATGTTGACGTCAAAAATGGCATCTCCTTTAAAGAGTCACATGTATTAACTCCTGGTGATTCCATCACCGTTGTAGAGACCCCCTTTGGCCCTGTGGGCGTGGCGGTTTGTTTTGACATCCGGTTCCCTGAACAGTTTCGCATTATGGCAGAACACGGGGCAAAGCTGGCAGTGCTGCCAGCCGCCTTTAACATGACCACCGGGCCGGCCCACTGGGAACTGGCACTGCGCTCCCGCGCTGTGGATAACCAGTTCTATATCGCGGCCTGCTCCTCTGCCCGGGATGAAAACGCCAAATACGCAGCCTGGGGACATTCCTGCGTGATTGATCCCTGGGGCGATAAAATCGCCGGTCTTGATGAAAAACCCGGAACGGTCTCGGTCGAAATCGACACTCGTGTCGTTGACACAGTCCGGGAGGAGCTGCCCATCCTGTCAGCCAGAAGAACAGATTTGTACAGAGTGGAAGAAATAAAGTGA
- a CDS encoding FGGY-family carbohydrate kinase, whose amino-acid sequence MEKELVLTIDCGTQGVRAIVFDKTGRALAKTEKRFEGYYSKKPHYVEAPPAMFWDDLASVTLEMKSRYPEYIAALSGMNIAVQRDIATIVDEKGEGLRDFISWMDRRTLEKPLTIPQPYRFAFWIAGKKAFTESFNTGTHAHWIKVHEPELWSTADKYIFLSTYLINKLTGQMVDATSNIAGHFPFDFKHKKWCGPYEIKRQIIQIEREKLCDLVDSCQVIGVITPEAAKKTGLPEGLPLVGSGTDKGCETIGVGCVNEGCASVSLGTQATVETTSKRYYELVPFYPPFPGVDPEAYNPEITVYHGFWMINWFIETFASKEREDCEKRGKNLLDFLNEQLLTVPAGAGGLVLQPYWGQESFKPEAKGSIIGFSERHTKYHIYRSIIEGLAFALLEGLETIEKKSGVRVETIGLSGGGSRSDNIAQIMANVFGREVYRVQTYETTGLGGAMATYVGLGVYPNLEAAGAEMVRKSRRFLPDSEENKLYADLYRKVYKRAYKRYKPLYKRLGKIESAQ is encoded by the coding sequence TTGGAGAAGGAATTAGTTTTAACCATTGATTGTGGCACCCAGGGCGTTCGGGCCATTGTATTTGACAAAACAGGCCGGGCGCTGGCGAAAACCGAGAAAAGGTTTGAGGGATACTACTCTAAGAAGCCGCATTACGTGGAGGCGCCGCCGGCCATGTTCTGGGACGATCTGGCTTCGGTTACCCTGGAGATGAAAAGCCGCTATCCTGAATACATTGCGGCGCTTTCGGGTATGAATATCGCGGTGCAGCGCGATATCGCCACCATTGTGGACGAGAAAGGCGAGGGACTGCGGGATTTTATCAGCTGGATGGACCGGCGGACGCTGGAAAAACCATTGACGATTCCTCAGCCTTACCGTTTTGCCTTCTGGATAGCTGGCAAAAAAGCCTTTACTGAGAGCTTTAATACAGGCACGCACGCGCACTGGATCAAGGTGCATGAGCCGGAGCTTTGGAGTACTGCGGATAAATACATTTTTCTTTCGACTTACCTGATCAATAAACTGACCGGCCAGATGGTGGACGCGACCTCCAATATCGCGGGCCACTTTCCCTTTGATTTCAAGCATAAGAAATGGTGCGGTCCTTACGAAATCAAGCGCCAGATCATCCAGATTGAGCGCGAAAAGCTTTGTGACCTGGTGGATTCCTGCCAGGTCATCGGTGTCATTACACCCGAGGCTGCCAAAAAAACAGGGCTCCCAGAAGGGCTGCCCCTCGTAGGTTCCGGCACCGATAAGGGTTGTGAGACCATTGGTGTGGGCTGTGTGAACGAGGGCTGCGCCAGCGTATCTCTTGGCACCCAGGCTACTGTGGAGACGACCTCCAAGCGTTATTACGAACTGGTTCCCTTTTATCCGCCTTTCCCCGGGGTGGACCCAGAGGCCTATAACCCTGAAATCACCGTTTACCACGGTTTCTGGATGATCAACTGGTTTATCGAAACATTTGCCAGTAAGGAGCGGGAAGACTGCGAAAAGCGGGGTAAGAATCTGCTCGATTTTCTGAATGAGCAGCTGCTTACTGTGCCTGCGGGGGCTGGCGGCCTGGTGCTTCAGCCCTACTGGGGTCAGGAATCTTTTAAGCCTGAGGCAAAGGGTTCAATTATCGGCTTCAGCGAACGCCACACAAAATACCATATTTACAGAAGCATCATCGAAGGACTGGCCTTCGCGCTCCTGGAAGGCCTTGAAACCATTGAAAAGAAATCCGGCGTACGGGTGGAAACTATCGGCCTGTCCGGTGGCGGCTCCCGCAGCGACAATATCGCCCAGATCATGGCCAACGTCTTTGGCCGGGAGGTTTACAGGGTTCAGACCTATGAGACAACCGGGCTCGGCGGCGCTATGGCTACCTATGTGGGATTAGGCGTTTACCCGAACCTCGAGGCAGCCGGAGCGGAGATGGTGCGAAAATCACGCCGTTTCCTGCCAGATTCCGAAGAAAACAAGCTTTACGCAGATTTATACCGCAAGGTGTACAAAAGAGCGTATAAGCGCTATAAACCGCTCTATAAACGGCTGGGAAAAATCGAGAGCGCGCAATAA